A region of Thermobifida halotolerans DNA encodes the following proteins:
- the zwf gene encoding glucose-6-phosphate dehydrogenase, which produces MPGAVPNPLRSALDRRLPRIAGPSVLVLFGVTGDLSRKKLLPAIYDLANRGLLPPGFGLVGFARREWADQDFAQVAHDAVRAHARTPFREDVWRQLSEGMRFVPGELHDDAAFDTLTRTVRELDASRGTGGNYAFYLSLPPKLFPTVLTQLKRCGLAEDSDGSWRRVVIEKPFGHDLASAQELNALVDDVFPPHAVFRIDHYLGKETVQNLMALRFANTLFEPIWNRSYIDHVQITMAEDIGVGGRAGYYDGIGAARDVIQNHLLQLLALVAMEEPLSFTADAIRAEKVKALSAVRLPEDLATGTARGQYAAGWQGGAKVVGYLEEEGISPDSATETYAAVKLGVNTRRWAGVPFYLRTGKRLGRRVTEVALVFQRTANQVFDHVDTEEQGANSLVIRVQPDEGVTLRFGSKVPGPSMEVRDVSMDFSYGESFTEASPEAYERLILDVLIGDPPLFPRQEEVELSWRILDPIEEFWAKNGRPEPYESGTWGPRSGHELLARDGRQWRRP; this is translated from the coding sequence ATGCCGGGAGCGGTGCCCAACCCGCTGCGCAGCGCGCTGGACCGGCGGCTACCGCGCATCGCGGGGCCGAGCGTGCTGGTGCTGTTCGGGGTCACCGGCGACCTGTCCCGCAAGAAGCTGCTGCCCGCCATCTACGACCTGGCCAACCGGGGACTGCTGCCGCCCGGGTTCGGCCTGGTGGGCTTCGCCCGCCGCGAGTGGGCCGACCAGGACTTCGCGCAGGTCGCGCACGACGCGGTGCGCGCGCACGCGCGCACCCCGTTCCGTGAGGACGTGTGGCGCCAGCTCAGCGAGGGCATGCGGTTCGTCCCCGGCGAGCTGCACGACGACGCCGCGTTCGACACGCTGACGCGGACCGTGCGCGAACTGGACGCCAGCCGCGGCACCGGCGGCAACTACGCGTTCTACCTGTCGCTGCCGCCGAAGCTGTTCCCGACGGTGCTCACCCAGCTGAAGCGGTGCGGGCTGGCCGAGGACTCGGACGGCTCGTGGCGGCGCGTCGTCATCGAAAAACCCTTCGGCCACGACCTGGCCAGCGCCCAGGAACTGAACGCGCTCGTCGACGACGTGTTCCCGCCGCACGCGGTGTTCCGCATCGACCACTACCTGGGCAAGGAGACCGTCCAGAACCTGATGGCGCTGCGGTTCGCCAACACCCTGTTCGAGCCGATCTGGAACCGCTCCTACATCGACCACGTGCAGATCACCATGGCCGAGGACATCGGCGTGGGCGGGCGCGCCGGATACTACGACGGCATCGGCGCGGCCCGCGACGTCATCCAGAACCACCTGCTGCAACTGCTGGCGCTGGTGGCGATGGAGGAGCCGCTGTCGTTCACCGCCGACGCGATCCGCGCCGAGAAGGTCAAGGCGCTGTCGGCGGTGCGGCTGCCCGAGGACCTGGCCACCGGCACCGCGCGCGGCCAGTACGCCGCCGGGTGGCAGGGCGGCGCGAAGGTGGTGGGCTACCTGGAGGAGGAGGGCATCTCCCCCGACTCCGCCACCGAGACCTACGCGGCGGTGAAGCTGGGCGTGAACACGCGGCGCTGGGCGGGCGTACCGTTCTACCTGCGCACCGGCAAGCGGCTGGGGCGGCGGGTCACCGAGGTCGCGCTGGTCTTCCAACGCACCGCCAACCAGGTGTTCGACCACGTCGACACCGAGGAGCAGGGCGCGAACTCGCTGGTCATCCGGGTCCAGCCGGACGAGGGGGTGACGCTGCGGTTCGGCTCCAAGGTGCCGGGCCCCAGCATGGAGGTGCGCGACGTGAGCATGGACTTCAGCTACGGCGAGTCCTTCACCGAGGCCAGCCCCGAGGCCTACGAGCGGCTGATCCTGGACGTGCTCATCGGCGACCCACCGCTGTTTCCCCGCCAGGAGGAGGTGGAGCTGTCGTGGCGGATCCTCGACCCGATCGAGGAGTTCTGGGCCAAGAACGGCCGCCCCGAACCGTACGAGTCGGGTACGTGGGGGCCCCGCTCCGGCCACGAACTGCTGGCCCGTGACGGCCGCCAGTGGCGCAGGCCGTGA
- a CDS encoding glucose-6-phosphate dehydrogenase assembly protein OpcA → MTLYLPRTTTAQITEALAAERHRVGGGAMNLVLTLIVVTDETDHYDAVQAATEAGREHPSRVIALILRDPDTEPAIDAEIRRPGTSGPGETLLLRLYGPLAEHADSVITPLLVPDTPVVAWWPGIGPTNPVADPVGRLANRRITDAHRAADPVADLLERVRHYHPGDTDLAWTRTTPWRSLLASTMDQACGWVTGAEVSAEAHHPSADLLAAWLAQRLDVPARRHVSTGPGITEAVLVTEDGPITISRKDGRVATLHRPGRPLQTVALSRRRVAEYLAEELRRLDSDEMYELTAKFMVERLSGTEVSA, encoded by the coding sequence TTGACGCTGTATCTTCCGCGAACCACGACCGCGCAGATCACCGAGGCGCTGGCCGCAGAGCGGCACCGTGTCGGCGGCGGCGCGATGAACCTCGTCCTCACCCTCATCGTCGTCACCGACGAGACCGACCACTACGACGCGGTGCAGGCGGCCACCGAGGCCGGGCGGGAGCATCCCAGCCGGGTGATCGCGCTGATCCTGCGCGACCCCGACACCGAACCGGCGATCGACGCCGAGATCCGCCGCCCCGGCACGTCGGGACCGGGCGAAACCCTGCTGCTGCGGCTGTACGGGCCGCTCGCCGAGCACGCCGACTCGGTGATCACGCCGCTGCTGGTGCCCGACACCCCGGTGGTGGCGTGGTGGCCGGGCATCGGCCCCACCAACCCGGTGGCCGACCCGGTGGGCCGCCTGGCGAACCGGCGGATCACCGACGCGCACCGCGCCGCCGACCCGGTCGCCGACCTGCTGGAGCGCGTCCGCCACTACCACCCCGGCGACACCGACCTGGCCTGGACCCGCACCACGCCGTGGCGCTCCCTGCTGGCCTCCACCATGGACCAGGCGTGCGGGTGGGTGACCGGCGCCGAGGTCTCCGCCGAGGCGCACCACCCCAGCGCCGACCTGCTGGCCGCGTGGTTGGCGCAGCGGCTGGACGTTCCGGCGCGGCGCCACGTCTCCACCGGCCCGGGCATCACCGAAGCGGTCCTGGTCACCGAGGACGGCCCCATCACCATCAGCCGCAAGGACGGCCGGGTGGCCACCCTGCACCGGCCGGGACGGCCCCTCCAGACGGTGGCGCTGTCGCGGCGCCGGGTCGCCGAGTACCTCGCCGAGGAACTGCGCCGCCTGGACTCCGACGAGATGTACGAGCTCACCGCCAAGTTCATGGTGGAGCGGCTGAGCGGAACGGAGGTGTCGGCGTGA
- the pgl gene encoding 6-phosphogluconolactonase — translation MSRIVNPPTVVVQPDADLLAKATAARIVTRLVDAQALRGTASVVLTGGGIGIAVLERLAQAPARDAVDWSRVDVWWGDERFLPSGDPERNETQARRALLDHVPVPAERVRPMAASDGVDGDDPEAGARRYADALREAAEYGDAVPVFDVCLLGVGPDAHVASLFPERPAMYETERTVVAVHGSPKPPPVRISLTLPAIRAAREVWLLASGESKADAVRMALDKAGPVQVPAAGARGRNRTLFLLDCAAASALPPGFYVPGTV, via the coding sequence GTGAGCCGGATCGTCAACCCGCCCACCGTGGTCGTGCAGCCCGACGCCGACCTGCTGGCCAAGGCCACGGCGGCGCGCATCGTCACCCGCCTGGTGGACGCCCAGGCGCTGCGCGGCACCGCGTCGGTCGTGCTGACCGGCGGCGGCATCGGTATCGCGGTGCTGGAGCGGCTGGCTCAGGCCCCCGCACGCGACGCCGTCGACTGGTCGCGCGTGGACGTGTGGTGGGGCGACGAGCGGTTCCTGCCGTCCGGCGACCCCGAACGCAACGAGACGCAGGCGCGCCGCGCCCTGCTGGACCACGTGCCGGTCCCCGCCGAGCGGGTGCGTCCGATGGCCGCCTCCGACGGGGTGGACGGCGACGACCCGGAGGCGGGGGCGCGCCGCTACGCCGACGCGCTGCGGGAGGCGGCCGAGTACGGCGACGCGGTGCCGGTGTTCGACGTGTGCCTGCTGGGCGTGGGCCCGGACGCGCATGTGGCCTCGCTGTTTCCGGAGCGGCCCGCGATGTACGAGACCGAGCGGACCGTGGTGGCGGTGCACGGCTCGCCCAAGCCGCCGCCGGTGCGGATCTCGCTGACGCTGCCCGCGATCCGCGCCGCCCGCGAGGTGTGGCTGCTGGCGTCGGGCGAGTCCAAGGCCGACGCGGTCCGCATGGCCCTGGACAAGGCCGGACCGGTGCAGGTTCCGGCGGCGGGGGCGCGCGGCCGCAACCGTACCCTGTTCCTTCTGGACTGCGCGGCGGCGAGCGCCCTGCCGCCGGGCTTCTACGTTCCGGGGACGGTCTGA
- a CDS encoding SSI family serine proteinase inhibitor gives MRVPALRRAAASLAVAACVLPLAAAPAAADSQPEGSGPDAFLALIIQPLEGSGGDHRFLTLECGPDGGTHPYPEFACDALREVDGDFEALPPLYDPCPPVIWPTRGTAVGHWNGRGVYHSVVAGDACSLSNSTGGVFPG, from the coding sequence ATGCGTGTTCCGGCACTGCGCCGAGCGGCGGCCTCCCTGGCCGTCGCCGCCTGCGTGCTCCCCCTCGCCGCGGCCCCGGCGGCCGCCGACTCCCAGCCCGAAGGCAGCGGCCCCGACGCCTTCCTCGCCCTCATCATCCAGCCGCTGGAAGGCTCCGGCGGCGACCACCGGTTCCTCACCCTGGAGTGCGGTCCCGACGGCGGCACCCACCCCTACCCGGAGTTCGCCTGCGACGCCCTGCGCGAGGTCGACGGCGACTTCGAGGCCCTGCCGCCCCTCTACGACCCCTGCCCTCCGGTGATCTGGCCGACGCGGGGCACGGCGGTCGGCCACTGGAACGGCCGGGGCGTCTACCACTCGGTGGTCGCCGGTGACGCCTGCAGTCTCAGCAACTCCACCGGCGGGGTGTTCCCCGGATGA
- a CDS encoding cellulose binding domain-containing protein: MRHVPPDSAPRGPARALAVLTALALCSTAAVATGAPAAAAAGCDVDYSVNQWNTGFTGNLTVTNLGDPVDGWTLRWSFPSGERITQGWNAEFASSGADVTASNVSWNAAIGTGGTVSFGFNATHTGEVGVPESFTLNGVVCTGRTDPDDPEEPEEPEEPEEPEEPEPPADPTGARQAERLDRGLISVRSGDGNLVSWRLLGSDPQDVAFNVYRGSTRLNSAPLTDATSYLDSGAPADASYTVRPVVDGVERAASPASLNFTDGYLDVPLQRPAGGSVNGSSYTYDANDASVGDLDGDGRYEIVLKWEPTNAKDNSQSGHTGPVLIDAYELDGTRLWRIDLGRNIRAGAHYTQFQVYDYDGDGRAEVAMKTADGTRDGTGAVIGSASADHRNSSGYVLSGPEYLTVFDGRTGRALDTADYVPARGNVSSWGDSYGNRVDRFLAGTAYLDGQRPSMIFSRGYYTRTVIAAWDFRDGRLTRRWTFDTDSSTNAGRGYDGQGFHSLSVADADGDGRDEIMFGAMAVDDDGRAMWTTGYGHGDALHVGDFVPHRSGLEVYGVSESSSQPNAWLVDARTGATLWRTASGDDNGRGVAGDVWAGSPGAEFWSSSVSGLLNTSGTSVGRKPGSANFLIWWDGDPTRELLDQTRIDKYGPNGDSRLLTGSGVASNNGTKATPALSGDILGDWREEVVWRTGDNSALRIHATPHPTDLRVPTLMHDTQYRVAVAWQNTAYNQPPHPSFPIGDGMAAPPWPDIHHP, translated from the coding sequence ATGCGGCACGTTCCCCCCGACAGCGCTCCGCGAGGACCGGCACGCGCCCTCGCCGTGCTCACCGCGCTCGCCCTGTGCTCGACCGCGGCCGTGGCGACCGGCGCCCCCGCCGCGGCCGCCGCCGGATGCGACGTCGACTACAGCGTCAACCAGTGGAACACCGGCTTCACCGGCAACCTCACCGTCACCAACCTCGGCGATCCCGTCGACGGCTGGACCCTGCGGTGGAGCTTCCCCTCCGGGGAGCGCATCACCCAGGGCTGGAACGCCGAGTTCGCCTCCTCCGGAGCCGACGTCACCGCCTCCAACGTCTCCTGGAACGCCGCGATCGGCACCGGCGGCACGGTCAGCTTCGGCTTCAACGCCACCCACACCGGAGAGGTCGGCGTCCCCGAGTCCTTCACCCTCAACGGCGTCGTCTGCACCGGCCGGACCGACCCGGACGACCCCGAGGAACCGGAAGAGCCCGAGGAGCCTGAAGAACCGGAGGAGCCGGAGCCCCCGGCCGACCCCACCGGAGCCCGCCAGGCCGAACGGCTCGACCGCGGCCTGATCAGCGTGCGCAGCGGCGACGGCAACCTGGTGAGCTGGCGGCTGCTCGGCTCGGACCCGCAGGACGTCGCGTTCAACGTCTACCGCGGCTCCACCCGCCTCAACTCCGCCCCGCTCACCGACGCCACCTCCTACCTGGACTCCGGCGCCCCGGCGGACGCCTCCTACACGGTGCGCCCGGTCGTCGACGGAGTCGAGCGGGCCGCCTCGCCCGCCTCCCTGAACTTCACCGACGGCTACCTCGACGTACCCCTGCAGCGCCCCGCGGGCGGCAGTGTCAACGGCTCCTCCTACACCTACGACGCCAACGACGCCAGCGTCGGCGACCTCGACGGCGACGGCCGCTACGAGATCGTCCTCAAGTGGGAGCCCACCAACGCCAAGGACAACTCCCAGTCCGGCCACACCGGCCCGGTGCTCATCGACGCCTACGAACTCGACGGCACCCGGCTGTGGCGCATCGACCTGGGCCGCAACATCCGCGCCGGAGCCCACTACACCCAGTTCCAGGTCTACGACTACGACGGCGACGGCCGCGCCGAGGTCGCCATGAAGACCGCCGACGGCACCCGCGACGGCACGGGCGCGGTCATCGGCTCGGCCTCCGCCGACCACCGCAACTCCTCCGGCTACGTGCTGTCCGGCCCCGAGTACCTGACCGTCTTCGACGGACGCACCGGCCGGGCCCTGGACACCGCCGACTACGTGCCAGCCCGCGGCAACGTGTCGTCGTGGGGCGACTCCTACGGCAACCGGGTGGACCGCTTCCTCGCCGGAACCGCCTACCTGGACGGACAGCGGCCCAGCATGATCTTCTCCCGCGGCTACTACACCCGCACCGTCATCGCGGCGTGGGACTTCCGCGACGGGCGGCTGACCCGCCGGTGGACCTTCGACACCGACAGCTCCACCAACGCCGGACGCGGATACGACGGCCAGGGCTTCCACTCCCTGTCCGTCGCCGACGCCGACGGCGACGGCCGCGACGAGATCATGTTCGGCGCGATGGCCGTCGACGACGACGGGCGCGCCATGTGGACCACCGGCTACGGCCACGGCGACGCCCTGCACGTCGGCGACTTCGTGCCCCACCGCTCCGGCCTGGAGGTCTATGGCGTCTCCGAGAGCAGCTCCCAGCCCAACGCGTGGCTGGTCGACGCGCGCACCGGCGCCACCCTGTGGCGCACCGCCTCCGGTGACGACAACGGGCGCGGCGTGGCCGGTGACGTCTGGGCGGGCAGCCCCGGCGCGGAGTTCTGGTCGTCGAGCGTGAGCGGCCTGCTCAACACCTCCGGAACCAGCGTCGGCCGCAAGCCCGGCTCGGCCAACTTCCTGATCTGGTGGGACGGCGACCCCACCCGGGAACTGCTCGACCAGACCCGTATCGACAAGTACGGTCCGAACGGCGACAGCCGCCTGCTCACCGGAAGCGGCGTGGCCTCCAACAACGGCACCAAGGCCACCCCGGCGCTGTCCGGCGACATCCTCGGCGACTGGCGCGAGGAGGTCGTCTGGCGCACCGGCGACAACTCGGCGCTGCGCATCCACGCCACGCCCCACCCGACCGACCTGCGCGTGCCCACCCTGATGCACGACACCCAGTACCGGGTGGCGGTCGCCTGGCAGAACACCGCCTACAACCAGCCGCCGCACCCGTCCTTCCCCATCGGCGACGGCATGGCGGCGCCGCCGTGGCCCGACATCCACCACCCCTGA
- a CDS encoding zf-TFIIB domain-containing protein codes for MTEISCPKCPGALVRQTLAGVTVEKCSQCRGLFLDRGELEELLEAEHRWNRGFETGYSGGRRRRDSDEDDAHEKDYQGERRKRQKSFLDEIFE; via the coding sequence ATGACCGAGATCTCCTGCCCCAAATGCCCCGGCGCCCTCGTGCGGCAGACCCTCGCCGGGGTGACGGTGGAAAAGTGCTCCCAGTGCCGGGGACTGTTCCTCGACCGCGGTGAACTCGAAGAACTGCTGGAGGCCGAGCACCGCTGGAACCGCGGCTTCGAGACCGGGTACAGCGGGGGGCGCCGCCGCCGCGACAGCGACGAGGACGACGCCCACGAGAAGGACTACCAGGGCGAACGACGCAAACGCCAGAAGAGCTTCCTGGACGAGATCTTCGAGTAG
- a CDS encoding amino acid permease, with protein sequence MSIWRTKSIEQSIRDTDEPGHRLRRDLSGFDLIVFGIGVIIGTGIFVVTGRQAAENAGPAIVLSFLAAGAVCALAAMCYAEFASTVPVAGSAYTFGYATLGEFVAWIIGWDLILEFTLAASVVSVGWSEYAGDLLGVPLSVPVGDYRMNVGAMAVAGALGLVGMMGAKLSGRVTAVVVAVKVGIVLFIIAVGAYYVDPANWTPFVPPAEPVPQDVQSAGDRPLTRVLLGLEPTSFGLWGVIAAASVVFFSFIGFDIVATTAEETRNPKRDMPVGIFGSLTIVTILYMAVSAVVTGMRPYPELGVEAPLADAFRSVGADWAGTLISLGGVIGITTVILVLMMGQSRVAFAMSRDGLLPRGLSRTHPRFGTPYVTTLLTTAAVVLLAGFVPIGALEEMVNIGTLFAFVVVSVGVVVLRRTRPDLPRAFRVPWSPVVPALAALACLWLMLNLTVVTWLRFAAWMLLGVAVYLLYGMRRSRLAAPPGRRTAEEV encoded by the coding sequence GTGAGCATCTGGCGGACCAAGAGCATCGAGCAGTCGATCAGGGACACCGACGAACCGGGCCACCGGCTCCGCCGGGACCTCAGCGGCTTCGACCTGATCGTCTTCGGCATCGGCGTCATCATCGGGACCGGCATCTTCGTGGTCACCGGGCGCCAGGCGGCCGAGAACGCCGGCCCCGCCATCGTGCTGTCCTTCCTCGCCGCCGGAGCGGTGTGCGCGCTGGCGGCCATGTGCTACGCCGAGTTCGCCTCCACCGTGCCGGTCGCGGGCAGCGCCTACACGTTCGGCTACGCCACCCTCGGCGAGTTCGTCGCCTGGATCATCGGCTGGGACCTGATCCTGGAGTTCACCCTGGCCGCCTCCGTGGTGTCGGTGGGCTGGTCGGAGTACGCCGGCGACCTGCTCGGGGTACCCCTGTCCGTCCCGGTCGGGGACTACCGGATGAACGTCGGCGCGATGGCCGTCGCGGGAGCGCTGGGCCTGGTCGGCATGATGGGCGCCAAACTGTCGGGACGGGTCACCGCGGTCGTCGTGGCGGTCAAGGTCGGCATCGTGCTGTTCATCATCGCCGTGGGCGCCTACTACGTGGACCCCGCGAACTGGACGCCGTTCGTCCCTCCCGCCGAACCCGTGCCGCAGGACGTCCAGAGCGCGGGCGACCGACCGCTCACCCGGGTCCTGCTCGGCCTGGAGCCCACCTCCTTCGGGCTGTGGGGCGTGATCGCCGCCGCCTCCGTGGTGTTCTTCTCCTTCATCGGCTTCGACATCGTCGCCACCACCGCCGAGGAGACCCGCAACCCCAAGCGGGACATGCCCGTCGGGATCTTCGGGTCGCTGACCATCGTGACGATCCTGTACATGGCGGTGTCCGCCGTCGTCACCGGCATGCGCCCCTACCCGGAACTGGGCGTGGAGGCGCCCCTGGCCGACGCCTTCCGGTCGGTGGGCGCCGACTGGGCCGGGACGCTGATCTCACTGGGCGGCGTCATCGGCATCACCACCGTCATCCTGGTGCTGATGATGGGCCAGTCGCGGGTGGCGTTCGCCATGTCCCGGGACGGACTGCTGCCGCGCGGCCTGTCGCGCACCCACCCCCGGTTCGGCACCCCGTACGTGACGACGCTGCTGACCACCGCCGCCGTGGTGCTGCTGGCCGGTTTCGTTCCCATCGGCGCGCTGGAGGAGATGGTCAACATCGGCACCCTGTTCGCCTTCGTGGTGGTGTCGGTGGGCGTGGTGGTGCTGCGCCGGACCCGCCCCGACCTGCCCCGCGCCTTCCGCGTGCCGTGGTCGCCGGTGGTTCCGGCCCTGGCGGCCCTGGCCTGCCTGTGGCTGATGCTGAACCTGACCGTGGTCACCTGGCTGCGGTTCGCGGCGTGGATGCTGCTGGGCGTGGCCGTGTACCTCCTCTACGGGATGCGCCGCAGCAGGCTCGCCGCACCCCCCGGGCGGCGCACCGCGGAGGAGGTGTGA
- a CDS encoding GNAT family N-acetyltransferase yields MALWRIRVAVDDRPGELARIVQVMADHGGNVVGLSIHTDAVGAVDEFIVDVPGSHHRMLADLAERSRDGDVLAVPAAPRDVGDDVTRALLLTARLRSAPNQLPEALRGLLGADDARWTNLGKPVPDFPEEPESVLLVPVGPLRAVRLHRMDRPFTWTESARADALVRSVLPPTGPAPTRGSVITHRGTELFVWQVGPEDADALQRLHRRSSAETKRRRYFSGINELSPRLLNVFCDRERGLTLAARPMSGGEPVALAHLMYTMDPGVGEIAFLVEDIWQGNGIGTCLARVLTAIAADWGLAEVRAETIPDNQPMQRIMRRLGATLSPPRDGTVQARLPVAGTTPSRRPGRLMTLLTQTGAPGTAELQQ; encoded by the coding sequence ATGGCTCTGTGGCGCATCCGGGTGGCGGTCGACGACCGGCCGGGAGAGCTGGCCAGGATCGTCCAGGTCATGGCCGACCACGGCGGAAACGTCGTGGGGCTGTCCATCCACACCGACGCGGTGGGCGCGGTCGACGAGTTCATCGTCGACGTTCCCGGCTCCCACCACCGCATGCTCGCCGACCTCGCCGAACGCAGCCGGGACGGCGACGTCCTGGCGGTGCCCGCCGCCCCCCGCGACGTGGGCGACGACGTCACCCGTGCGCTGCTGCTCACCGCGCGGCTGCGGTCCGCCCCCAACCAGTTGCCCGAGGCGCTGCGCGGACTCCTGGGCGCCGACGACGCGCGCTGGACCAACCTCGGCAAGCCCGTCCCGGACTTCCCCGAGGAACCCGAGAGCGTCCTGCTCGTCCCGGTCGGTCCGCTGCGCGCCGTCCGCCTGCACCGCATGGACCGCCCCTTCACCTGGACGGAGTCGGCCCGCGCCGACGCCCTGGTGCGGTCGGTGCTGCCGCCCACCGGTCCGGCGCCCACCCGGGGCTCGGTCATCACCCACCGCGGCACCGAACTGTTCGTGTGGCAGGTCGGCCCGGAGGACGCCGACGCGCTGCAGCGCCTGCACCGGCGCTCCTCCGCCGAGACCAAGCGCCGCCGCTACTTCTCCGGCATCAACGAGCTGAGCCCCCGACTGCTCAACGTCTTCTGCGACCGGGAGCGCGGACTCACCCTCGCCGCCCGTCCCATGAGCGGGGGTGAACCCGTCGCGCTGGCGCACCTGATGTACACGATGGACCCGGGGGTCGGCGAGATCGCGTTCCTGGTCGAGGACATCTGGCAGGGCAACGGGATCGGCACCTGCCTGGCCCGTGTCCTCACCGCCATCGCCGCGGACTGGGGGCTGGCCGAGGTGCGCGCCGAGACCATCCCCGACAACCAGCCCATGCAGCGGATCATGCGCCGGCTCGGCGCCACCCTCTCGCCGCCGCGCGACGGTACCGTCCAGGCCCGCCTGCCGGTGGCGGGAACCACCCCGTCCCGGCGGCCGGGGCGGCTGATGACGCTGCTCACCCAGACGGGCGCGCCGGGGACCGCGGAGCTCCAGCAGTGA
- a CDS encoding allantoate amidohydrolase — protein sequence MSDTFDRLWAGLAPLGRDRTTGGYQRYSWTPVDAEIRTWFTAEAHARNMTVETDRNGNLWAWLGEPGPDAVVTGSHLDSVPNGGAFDGPLGVVSALAAVDELNRRGLRPTRPLAVVVFVEEEGARFGVPRLGSRLLTGAITAERARGLTDEGGVTWARAMADAGLDPDHLGADPERLARIGVFVELHIEQGRSLARLGAPVGVAGTVWPHGRWRMDFSGQADHAGTTRIADRNDPMLPFAETVTAVRRAAVEHGAVATVGRVWLTPNNSNSIPSRVRAWLDARAPGEAALRSLVDSVDLAARLAAAEHGVTLASFQESFFPKVAFPEELCDRLAAVVGGDSPAPVMSTGAGHDAAILASAVPATMLFVRNPTGISHAPEERADPADCYAGVTALTEALADLTAAKV from the coding sequence GTGAGCGACACCTTCGACCGGTTGTGGGCTGGTCTCGCCCCTCTGGGACGCGACCGCACCACCGGCGGCTACCAGCGCTACTCCTGGACACCGGTGGACGCCGAGATCCGCACCTGGTTCACCGCCGAGGCCCACGCCCGGAACATGACGGTGGAGACCGACCGCAACGGCAACCTGTGGGCCTGGCTGGGAGAACCGGGACCCGACGCGGTCGTCACCGGATCGCACCTGGACTCCGTCCCCAACGGCGGAGCGTTCGACGGCCCGCTCGGCGTGGTCAGCGCACTGGCTGCCGTGGACGAACTCAACCGGCGCGGACTGCGGCCCACCCGCCCCCTGGCGGTGGTGGTCTTCGTCGAGGAGGAGGGCGCCCGCTTCGGTGTGCCCCGTCTCGGATCGCGCCTGCTCACCGGGGCCATCACCGCCGAGCGGGCACGCGGGCTCACCGACGAGGGCGGCGTCACCTGGGCCCGCGCCATGGCCGACGCCGGACTGGACCCCGACCACCTCGGCGCCGACCCCGAACGGCTCGCCCGGATCGGCGTCTTCGTGGAACTCCACATCGAACAGGGACGCTCCCTGGCCCGCCTGGGCGCCCCGGTGGGCGTGGCCGGAACGGTCTGGCCGCACGGCCGATGGCGCATGGACTTCTCCGGCCAGGCCGACCACGCCGGAACCACCCGGATCGCCGACCGCAACGACCCCATGCTGCCGTTCGCCGAGACGGTGACCGCGGTGCGCCGCGCCGCCGTCGAGCACGGCGCCGTCGCCACCGTCGGCAGGGTGTGGCTCACCCCCAACAACAGCAACTCGATCCCCTCGCGGGTGCGCGCCTGGCTGGACGCCCGGGCCCCCGGGGAAGCCGCCCTGCGCTCCCTCGTCGACAGCGTGGACCTGGCGGCCCGCCTCGCCGCGGCCGAACATGGCGTCACCCTGGCCAGCTTCCAGGAGTCCTTCTTCCCGAAGGTGGCCTTCCCCGAGGAGCTGTGCGACCGGCTGGCCGCCGTCGTCGGCGGCGACTCGCCCGCACCCGTGATGTCCACCGGCGCCGGACACGACGCGGCCATCCTGGCCTCGGCGGTGCCCGCGACGATGCTCTTCGTGCGCAACCCCACCGGAATCTCGCACGCTCCCGAGGAGCGCGCCGACCCCGCCGACTGCTACGCGGGCGTCACCGCGCTCACCGAGGCCCTGGCCGACCTCACCGCGGCGAAGGTGTGA
- a CDS encoding alpha/beta hydrolase, whose protein sequence is MRPVADLGFTHVFRPGSHPGAPTLLLLHGTGADEYDLLELGQVLVPGAALLSPRGRVDENGANRWFRRLREGVFDVDDVIARAAELADFVRAATAAYGLDPAATAAVGFSNGANMAAATLLLHPGLLRRAALFAVAAPLQGRPIRPVDLSDVSVFVGAGVADTVTPIDQARLLADQLRECSATVQMHEHPGGHGLPPEVLNRARQWFAGAVS, encoded by the coding sequence TCGGCTTCACCCACGTGTTCCGCCCGGGGAGCCATCCGGGCGCGCCCACCCTGCTCCTGCTGCACGGCACCGGAGCCGACGAGTACGACCTGCTGGAGCTGGGACAGGTCCTGGTCCCCGGCGCCGCGCTGCTGTCGCCGCGCGGCAGGGTCGACGAGAACGGGGCCAACCGCTGGTTCCGCCGCCTGCGCGAGGGCGTGTTCGACGTCGACGACGTGATCGCCCGCGCGGCCGAACTGGCCGACTTCGTCCGGGCAGCCACCGCGGCCTACGGCCTCGACCCCGCAGCCACGGCCGCGGTCGGCTTCTCCAACGGGGCGAACATGGCCGCGGCCACCCTGTTGCTGCACCCCGGCCTGCTGCGCAGGGCAGCCCTGTTCGCCGTCGCCGCGCCGCTGCAGGGCAGACCGATCCGGCCGGTGGACCTCTCGGACGTGTCGGTGTTCGTCGGGGCGGGGGTCGCCGATACCGTCACACCCATCGATCAGGCTCGCCTGTTGGCCGATCAACTGCGAGAATGCTCTGCGACCGTGCAGATGCACGAGCACCCGGGTGGACACGGACTGCCTCCCGAGGTGTTGAATAGGGCACGTCAATGGTTCGCCGGAGCCGTGTCGTAG